Proteins from a single region of Streptomyces spinoverrucosus:
- a CDS encoding alpha/beta hydrolase, which translates to MTSFDTSPSLSVWRALLALAVVFVMLATTGWTALRHHRSDTPLQASLSAWERGRLDGHRLPDPDTAPARLAAFFASLTDGERAHLARRYPLAVGNMNGAPVQLRYRANRIALDQARKVELERMHDNRLSPTGQHEAGRRMHRFQSLMHADRHILAFDPEGSGRIAEVFGDLDRAERVSVVVPGVDTDLLTFQRTNRRYAAPVGMAKSLYAAERAAAPSTRTAVIAWADYTTPNGLGMESATAMRAEAGAVRLNALVRALPGDAPVSLFCHSYGSVVCGVAAHTLPGRVSDIAVAGSPGMRATNASQLRTSARVWAMRDADDWIQDVPYMELGGLGHGADPVSAAFGARVLSARGAHGHAGYFEPGTESLANFAEIGVGAYRAVDCADDAGMCRAGLSGTTAVGRA; encoded by the coding sequence GTGACTTCCTTCGACACCTCGCCCTCGCTCAGCGTCTGGCGCGCCCTGCTCGCGCTGGCCGTGGTGTTCGTGATGCTGGCGACCACCGGCTGGACCGCGCTGCGCCACCACCGGTCGGACACCCCGCTCCAGGCCTCCCTGTCCGCCTGGGAGCGTGGCCGTCTCGACGGACACCGGTTGCCGGACCCGGACACCGCACCCGCCCGGCTCGCCGCCTTCTTCGCCTCGCTCACCGACGGTGAGCGCGCCCACCTGGCCCGCCGCTATCCGCTCGCGGTCGGCAACATGAACGGCGCCCCCGTCCAGCTGCGCTACCGGGCCAACCGCATCGCCCTCGACCAGGCCCGCAAGGTCGAACTCGAACGCATGCACGACAACCGGCTCAGTCCCACCGGGCAGCACGAGGCGGGCCGGCGTATGCACCGCTTCCAGTCGCTCATGCATGCCGATCGGCACATCCTCGCCTTCGACCCCGAGGGCTCCGGCCGGATCGCCGAGGTCTTCGGCGACCTCGACCGGGCCGAGCGGGTCTCCGTCGTCGTCCCCGGCGTGGACACCGACCTGCTCACCTTCCAGCGCACCAACCGCAGGTACGCCGCCCCGGTCGGCATGGCGAAGTCCCTCTACGCCGCCGAGCGCGCCGCCGCCCCGTCGACGCGCACGGCCGTGATCGCCTGGGCCGACTACACCACGCCCAACGGCCTCGGCATGGAGTCGGCCACCGCGATGCGCGCCGAGGCCGGGGCGGTCCGGCTGAACGCGCTGGTACGCGCGCTGCCCGGCGACGCGCCGGTCTCGCTGTTCTGCCACAGCTACGGCTCCGTCGTCTGCGGCGTCGCCGCGCACACGCTGCCCGGCCGGGTGTCCGACATAGCGGTGGCCGGCAGTCCCGGGATGCGCGCCACCAACGCCTCCCAGCTGCGCACCTCCGCGCGGGTGTGGGCGATGCGGGACGCCGACGACTGGATCCAGGACGTGCCGTACATGGAGTTGGGCGGGCTCGGGCACGGCGCGGATCCGGTGTCCGCGGCGTTCGGGGCGCGCGTGCTGTCGGCGCGCGGCGCCCACGGGCACGCCGGGTACTTCGAACCGGGCACGGAGAGCCTCGCCAACTTCGCCGAGATCGGGGTTGGCGCGTACCGCGCGGTGGACTGCGCCGACGATGCGGGCATGTGCCGGGCGGGTTTGTCCGGCACGACGGCGGTCGGACGCGCGTAG
- a CDS encoding TetR family transcriptional regulator — protein MDTVGNTRAGPRPGLRERKKQRTRDALLRAAVELFTTRGYDHTTVDEIAAAVDVSQRTFFRYFSGKEEAALALEAMTVAYFVEAVRARPAHEPPMEALRRAVLDGWDRISEVIEAVVPIEQYLRMYRVIESTPVLLAAHLRRSAETEEEMARLIAEREGLDVDADPRPRVAVAVFGGVIRVTERLWSTGPDVSLEAMRTLAATYLDQVGPVLAGDWRGR, from the coding sequence ATGGACACGGTCGGCAACACACGGGCAGGGCCGCGGCCGGGCCTGCGCGAACGCAAGAAGCAGCGCACCCGGGACGCGCTGCTGCGCGCGGCGGTGGAGCTGTTCACCACCCGCGGCTACGACCACACCACCGTCGACGAGATCGCCGCCGCCGTCGACGTCTCGCAGCGCACCTTCTTCCGCTACTTCTCCGGCAAGGAGGAAGCGGCCCTCGCCCTGGAGGCGATGACGGTGGCGTACTTCGTCGAGGCGGTGCGCGCCCGCCCCGCGCACGAGCCGCCGATGGAGGCGCTGCGCCGGGCGGTGCTGGACGGCTGGGACCGGATCAGCGAGGTCATCGAGGCGGTCGTCCCGATCGAGCAGTACCTGCGGATGTACCGGGTGATCGAGTCGACGCCCGTCCTGCTCGCCGCGCATCTGCGCCGGTCGGCGGAGACGGAGGAGGAGATGGCGCGGCTGATCGCCGAGCGGGAGGGCCTGGACGTGGACGCCGATCCGCGGCCGCGGGTGGCGGTGGCGGTCTTCGGCGGGGTCATCCGGGTCACCGAACGGCTGTGGAGCACGGGGCCGGACGTCAGCCTGGAGGCGATGCGCACCTTGGCGGCCACGTACCTCGATCAGGTGGGTCCGGTACTGGCGGGCGACTGGCGCGGGCGCTGA